A window of Melopsittacus undulatus isolate bMelUnd1 chromosome 2, bMelUnd1.mat.Z, whole genome shotgun sequence contains these coding sequences:
- the LOC101869670 gene encoding interferon-induced GTP-binding protein Mx-like, protein MTSKALRDSLPAFAVPLPPDLEDEDMMTDNAMERMPNCDQKELKKQYYGEEDKAAERTLYNQYEEKIRPCINLIDSLRALGIEKDMALPAIAVIGDQSSGKSSVLEALSGIALPRGNGIVTRCPLELKLKRTPATQEWKGKICYRNLNIELHNASEVDNAIRQAQNVVAGTKGAISGELISLEISSPDVPDLTLIDLPGIARVAVGDQPKDIGEQIKILLKKTIRFKETLNLVVVPCNVDIATTEALKMAQEVDPSGERTLGILTKPDLVDRGTEESVIKIMQNKVIPLKKGYMIVKCRGQQDIHNKLSLETAIQQERKFFQTHKHFSILLEERRATIPYLAEKLTNELVGHIINTLPTLENQIHEALRKTLQDLQKYRSVSPTTESEKLAVLTDLIKLFNQDVAQTTRGEEQLVGNESRLFTKIRNEFQTWEGVLLQCAAKVNETVPGKAWKYEEQYRGREFPGFTNYRTFEDIIREQIMELEEPAIEILNRVIGLVEEKFTELTIRHFGNFHNLKRAVKTRIEDVREKQAEEAQNRIRTQFKMEGIVYCQDNLYLNDLKSVTGEYFKKVSNGKESQAGSGLQQEPYFVQQLVSHTKAYFYGANKRLSNQIPLIILSSAFHDFGDSLQTTMLHLLQEKNKLSHLFQEDSEASKHKNYLSERADRLTKARQYLQNFTSLQIS, encoded by the exons ATGACTAGTAAAGCACTGAGGGACAGTCTACCAG CTTTTGCAGTACCTCTTCCACCAGACTTAGAAGACGAAGATATGATGACGGATAACGCGATGGAGAGAATGCCTAACTGTGACCAAAAGGAGCTGAAGAAACAATATTATGGAGAAGAGGACAAA GCAGCAGAACGTACCTTGTATAAccaatatgaagaaaaaatccGACCCTGCATTAATCTCATCGATAGCCTAAGAGCTCTTGGAATAGAAAAAGACATGGCTTTGCCTGCAATTGCAGTGATTGGAGACCAGAGCTCTGGGAAAAGCTCTGTCCTAGAAGCTCTGTCTGGTATTGCTCTTCCTAGAGGCAATG GTATTGTTACTCGATGTCCCTTGGAACTCAAACTGAAAAGAACACCTGCCACCCaggaatggaaagggaaaatttGTTACCGCAACTTGAACATAGAGCTCCACAATGCCTCTGAGGTGGATAATGCAATAAGACAAG cccAGAATGTTGTGGCTGGTACTAAAGGTGCCATTAGTGGAGAACTAATTTCCCTAGAAATTTCATCGCCAGATGTACCAGATCTGACATTAATTGATCTTCCTGGAATTGCCAGAGTGGCTGTGGGTGACCAGCCAAAAGACATTGGGGAACAG ATCAAAATACTACTTAAAAAAACGATTCGCTTcaaagaaacactgaatttgGTAGTGGTGCCATGTAATGTGGATATTGCAACAACAGAAGCGTTGAAAATGGCTCAAGAGGTGGATCCCAGTGGAGAAAGGACACTAG GGATCCTCACAAAACCTGACCTGGTGGATAGAGGAACTGAAGAGTCTGTCATTAAGATAATGCAAAACAAGGTCATCCCCCTCAAAAAAGGGTACATGATTGTGAAGTGTCGGGGACAGCAGGACATCCACAACAAACTGTCCTTAGAGACTGCTATCCAGCAGGAGAGAAAATTCTTCCAGACTCACAAACATTTCAG CATTCtgctggaagaaagaagagctACTATCCCTTATCTGGCAGAAAAGCTCACAAATGAACTTGTGGGACATATTATT AACACTTTGCCAACACTGGAGAACCAAATTCATGAGGCACTCCGAAAAACTTTACAGGATCTACAAAAGTACAGAAGTGTCTCACCCACAACAGAGTCTGAGAAGCTGGCTGTCCTCACCGAT TTGATCAAACTCTTTAATCAAGATGTTGCTCAGACAACACGTGGAGAGGAGCAGTTGGTTGGAAATGAAAGCAGGCTGTTTACAAAAATCCGCAACGAGTTCCAAACATGGGAAGGGGTTCTCCTACAGTGTGCTGCAAAGG TTAATGAAACTGTGCCCGGTAAAGCATGGAAATATGAAGAACAGTATCGTGGAAGAGAGTTCCCAGGTTTTACCAATTACAGGACATTTGAGGATATTATAAGAGAGCAGATCATGGAACTGGAGGAGCCAGCCATTGAGATACTGAACAGAGTGATTG GACTGGTTGAAGAGAAGTTTACGGAACTCACTATAAGGCATTTTGGTAATTTCCACAATCTAAAGAGAGCTGTTAAG acCAGAATTGAAGACGTTAGAGAGAAACAAGCAGAGGAGGCTCAAAATCGTATCCGGACCCAGTTTAAAATGGAGGGAATTGTATACTGCCAGGATAACCTTTACCTAAACGATTTAAAATCTGTTACTGGAGAATACTTTAAGAAAGTCAGCAATGGGAAAGAATCGCAGGCTGGATCTGGTTTGCAACAAGAGCCCTATTTTGTCCAGCAACTGGTTTCTCATACAAAGGCTTACTTCTAC GGAGCAAATAAACGCCTCTCTAATCAGATACCTCTGATCATCCTGTCTTCTGCCTTTCATGACTTCGGAGATAGCTTACAGACCACAATGTTGCatcttttgcaagaaaaaaacaagttaagCCATCTCTTTCAGGAGGACAGTGAAGCTAGTAAGCATAAGAACTACCTCAGTGAACGAGCTGATCGTCTCACCAAAGCCCGCCAGTACCTGCAAAACTTCACCTCACTGcagatttcttaa